The segment TACGCTTAGTATGCATGATAGAACAGCACCACTGCGAATACAGCAACAAGCAGCAAGCGCGCCAAGGGAACAGCTAGCTAGTAGCTATAGTAAAGCTAGCGACCCATTCGCCGCCGGTGATGGCCGACGTAGCCGGAAACGAAACCGACCAAGGCGCTGCTGCGAGGAAGAGTGACGACGCATGGGTACAGCAAGGGAAACTAGATCCCCAGCTGTTGATGGCTGCTCACTGCCACGACAGCAAGCGGCTCAAGGAACTGCTCCGGGTGAATATTAACGACGAGGATCATGCGGATGGCGGCGGCATTGGCATGGTGGGGGCGGCGCCAGCATcagaagccgtcgtcatcgtgGATGTCGTCCCtcgccgtcctcctcctccttctccggcTGCTTCTggtgcaccaccaccaccaccaccacctgacGAGGGGATGACCATGGAGGGGGACTCCCTGCTGCACGTCGTTGCGGCATGCGGCGACGGTGACGACGACTGCCTCGACTGCGCCAAGATGATCGTCCACGACAAGAAGCACAAgggcggcggtggcgctgcTGCGATGCGCCTAGCCCTTGAAGCGCGCAACAGCAATGGCGACACGCCCTTGCACCGCGCGGCGGCTGCCGGGAACGCCAGGATGATCTCCTGCCTCCTTGATCTCGTGGCCTGCACAGCCGCCGATGATGATGAGGCGGCAGCGATAATGAAGGCGTTGGTGAGGACGCAGAACAAGCGTGGGGAGACCGCGTTGCACCAGGCGGTCCGCGCTCCTGCTGCCACCAAGGTGGCCTGCGTCGACCGGCTCATGGACGTGGATCCGGAGCTGGCCTGCATCCCATTCCCACATCAGCAGGAAGATGCAGCATCCCCACTGTACTTGGCTATCTCACTGGGTGAGCTCGGGATTGCACGGCATCTACATAGCAAGAGTAAAGGCAACGTGTCTTATTCCGGACCAGATGGACGTAACGTCTTGCATGCAGCGGTTCATCGTGGCCAAGgtaaaataaaattaattaattccggTCGATCCCCCTCTAGATCTTTCTTTCTATCTACAGTCATCTACAGTTCTACACACACTAACAAAACGAATTAACACGGAAACGATGACGACACAGACGAAATGATCTACCCCAATTTAATATAAATACTATGAACCGGGCTCTCACACAGGCTAGAAAAATATACTATTTAATACATCTGActgaattatttattttatattatatattatgtattttcttttctttattttctacAAGTTGATATAATACCAATTATCGTAAACTTatcaattattttttttctgagCGACAAGATTTATACGTTTTTATCCATATTCATAGTTTTAATTTGCATGAAACTGATTAGTTTGAAATCTTACCATTAACTATGGTGGCCCTTCCTGCATCTTATATCTTATGAAGTGTTGAATCGAAATTTTGATTTTTCAAATTCTATCCTTATTGACGGCTATAGATACTTTTGTGGCCCCGAGTTGAAATTTTATGTTTATTGGATCTTTTATTAACTCTCCTTTTTGCACtttctaaaaaagaaaaagtctacataaccctctCAACTATATACGGTGGACTATTTCACCCCCTAAACTCTAAAACTGGATTTTCTATCCCCTAAACTTTCTAAAACTGTTCAAATAACCCCCTCAAGCGGTTTTGGACGGCGGTTTTGGACGgtgattttgtcttttttttttatttatttttgctaaatatttgaaaaatcatagtaaatcacagagaaatcataaaataaaaaatctaatttcCTTGGACCCcaaataagtagatctacatagtgaacatataatatgatatgctttagtacaatgtttttgttgtagcttttagatctatgttttttttgtaattaattacAATAATTCATAGATCTAAAGTTATAATAAAAACTTTATCCTAaaacatatcatattatatgttcactgtgtagatctactaatgtagagtccaacaaaattatattttttattttatgatttttctgtgatttaatatgatttttcaaagattcaacaaaaataaataaaaaagaaaaagacaaaatcatcgtcactgtagcaaaaccacaTCCAAAACCTCTTGAGGAGgatatttgaccggttttagaaagttcagggggtagaaAATCTGGTTTTCATGGGGTGAAGTAGTACACCCTATATAGTTgagggggttatgtagactttttcctttctaaaaataaatattttaggtCATATAGTACATTCTTAAATATAAAATAGCATATACAATCATTTGAAATCTGCACTATATCATTTAAGATAAGTGATAGAGCTTGAAGTGAGATCTCGAATGGGGGTACTAGTGCAACCTTAAGAGAATTTTAATAAACCATATAATGATTGATTTTTTTGTCATGGTAATCTTAAAAGGCTGAGTAAATATAGCCACCAGTTATATACCCCATACTTCTCAAGATGATTGAATTTTTCTATCAAGGTTATATGCATGTACAATAATTATGGTTATATTACCAATATCGGCGTGTCAAACATATAGTTAATACATATAAAATTATCTAGAGTAATAATCAAGTATAAATTATATGTTATGGTTACTAATATGGTTTTAAAATATTTTAGTAGAATCATAAGTATAAGAGTGATCAAGAATTTTTTTTGTGATGATAACACTCATGCATGCGGGTATGATATGTATGCTTACATTTTCAATCCTAACATACTAACATTGATAGAAGTGGGTAATCCATGCTCTATGGTTATTTAAATAATTTTTATTGGAAGATGTTGATAATCTTTAGATGTAGATTGGAGAGGATATTTAGTTTTTCATATAATAAGATAAAGATTGGGTTACATAACTTATCTATCATAATACGAGTCTATGGGTAATTGGCATAGAATAGTTTAAATATAGAGTATTGTGTCACTTTATGTGTTTTACGCAATAGCATATAGGTGGGTAATAATTTAAAAAGTAAAAAAGATTCAATAGATATTATTGTCAACAATTATTAGATTATACATAATTGATAATCAAATGATTTAGATTTTTGTGAGGATTTTAAGATCTATCTTTTGTTTTCTATCATGTCTCGTTAGATTAATTTGGATTCTCCATTAGAGATCTCTACATAGAATTTCTACTATTTATCATTTTTCTAGCATGATATATATCTAGTTGAAACCTAATATTAAAATTTATAAACTCTAGTTGCATCCCTTTCTGTGACTTCATGAATTATAGTCTAGTTTTCGACTTTTAATTGAGTTACGCTATTTTTTTGCACATGTCAAGTAGAAATTCTAGTGCTTTTTCATATTTTagtaaaatatatattttttgttaaAAAGAGTTTAGGCCCAAATTTCCACATGTTAATTAAGTTGAAACTGAAATTGCACCTAGCATTAAACCTGTTGAATTTGTTATATATCATGGGATTATTTGTGTGTAGTATAGTTTATATATTGTAGGGTCCTTAAGATTAAACTACCAGTATATATGACAAATTATTTAATTAAAGTATATACACTAATTTAAATAACAACTTATGAAATTAATTATTATATAGTAGTAATATATTTTAAAGTGAATTATTAGTGTTTTGTTATTGCTACGTGGTTTGTCAGTGAAATATTTTCCCATGCATcataagtttttaaaataaatatttatcctAATGTGTATATGGTTAGTTGGTATATGGTCAAACATAGCATTATGGTTATTTAATTTCACAGTTGTATAAATTTTTAACTCAGAAACATATATGTCTTATAGTTTATGgatattaatttatttttttaataatatatATTAGCATTTACATGTAGATTTGAGAGATATtcttgtttatttttttataatggcTGAGATAGATAGAATTATAAAGGTAATACATTATATTATCTTTCATAACAACATATACGGGTAGGTTGAGTGTAAATTTAGGAGGTTATTTTGaattatctttcataattacAAAGGAGGGTAATCTATAAAATTATTATGGTGTATTTTACATTACTTTTTGTAATGACACATTTGAGCAATTTAGATACAAAGTTAGATGGTTATTTTGAATTATGTTTCATAATAACAAAGGTGGTAATTTAGATGCAACGTAAGAGGATTATTATGAATTATGTTTCATAATGGCAAAGTGAGTAATTTAGATGCAAATTTTAGgggtattttttatatttattttcataGTGACATATGTGGGTTATTCATATACAAATATAGGAAGTTATTTTGAAGTATCTTTCGTAAATTCGTGtgttattttatatattttttgtaatgctaggttgataattttttaaagattaCAATAGGTCTAATGACTATTATCAGCGATGATGATTAAAGTCTACCAAAATTAAATAACAAATATTtctaattattataaaattttctaagaCTTATATTTTTTCCTGTTGCGTCTACCGAGAATTAATGTGCTGCCTCCATTCATGCCTCTAATTAGTAATAGTTAGGTTTATTCCGTAAAGAAAGGTAGTAGTAAGATTTATCTGTTTTCCAAAATGAGGCTTATTGTGCTGCTTTGCCAAATAGTAAGATCAGAATATAATCAATAATGCAAAGTGCGTGCATGTGTTTGTATATGACGCAGCGGCAGCGCTGCCTATGGTTTTGGAATGGCTCAAGAAGGATCCGAAGGCGATGGAGGACGACGACATGCCGCGGCAGCAAGAAGAAGGCCAAGGGCACGCTGATCTCCTGTCGCATCTGACTAGCCAGAGGGACAAGGAGAACGGGAGCACCCCTCTTCACCTGGCTGCATCATGGAGTGGCTTGCCTTCGGCAAACTGGTTCCACAGAACGCACCCATACTTTTGGGGATGGTCAGGGTCACCAGCGAGGATGCTGCTGGACGCTAACGAGTCCATGGCGTACCAGCCAGACAAGAGAGGGTTGTACCCCATACACGTCGCAGCGGGTGCCGGCAGCCTCCGCGTGGTGAAGGCGCTGCTAGGAAAGTGCCCGGAGTGCGCCGTCCTGCGGGATGCCGAGGGAAGGACCTTCCTCCACGTCGCTGTGGAGGAGGGTCGCTACGGCGTGGTCAAATACGTGTGCCGCCAGAATCCAGGTTTAGCCTCCTCCTCAATCCTGAATGCGCAGGACAAGAATGGGGATACTCCGCTGCACCGCGCTGTCCATGCTGGGTACTCGGGAATCTTCTACTGTCTAGTTCGCAATCCGTGGGTTCGCCTGGATGTGCAGAATAACAAGGGCAGGAGACCTATTGATGTTTCATGGAGCACCATGCCTTTAAGGGTTTACTATGCATGGGTAAGAGATTCTATACTTGTCATATACACATTAGGCCccttattatcattattattatcgcATATGCCTTCCCTTGTACtagtacgatatatatatatacttaattcataattaggccagtctcagcgGTGGATGTTTCATGGACCTAAAACAAGGTACTAGCTTAGTAGCAAATATGATGACATGACACAATACTAATGAATAGGGAGATAGATGATCAAAATTTAGTAGGAGTGAAATGATTCTGACGGGATGAAATTAGTCTACGTTGCCTCCAGCAGATGAAAGTTTTAGAAACTGGGGCATGAAAGCCCTATAAGACTAGTCTGAATCGAGTTTTCATGACCCATTTTCCATGACCCCTATAATGCCCTGTATTTTTAGATGCACCATATTCCGAACACCTCTAAAATTGTCATTTTCAGAGGCGGCTAGGCATTCGAGCAATATTTAGAAATGGAGAAATCTAGCTGTGTCTAGAATTTTTAGAGGTGGTCGGCAATTTGGCCTGCCCCTAAAAACAGTGCATAAAATTTATAACATTTTCAAATCAAGTTGgatgaagataaactttattTAAAGTTACAAAACTCAAGGATATATCACAACCTTTTTAATGAAATCATTTAACGCACTAAAGTTTTTCTTTAAATTCTCATCATTTGaaatttaatatttatttttttaaatgacctCCGATGGACAAATGGCCTAAACTAAAGTTGTTGTACTTAATAAAGGGATATGAAACTCCATCTATTCCAAATAGTAAGTCATTCTAGTTTTCATGATATGTAGTTTTTGCTACGCACTTACCTATACGTTATTCCAATAGGTACATAATAAAACTATATATCTCGTAAAgccagaatgacttataatttaaaaagaaTGGAGTAATTGActacttttttatttaaaatcatCATTAGTGGCTGCAAGTTATGTtttaagtttttagattttgaaattcatgttttgaaaatttttaaagtACCTAAACTAAAGTTGTTGTACCGAGAGAGATGGAACTCTAGAGTTGATGGCCTTTTTATTTTAAATCACTTAGGGCCAAGAAGTTATATTTTAAGATTAATGATTTGAATTTTATAtgtttttgagtttttcaaatgacttcGAACGAAGAAATGACTTAAACCAAATTAGTTATATTATTTGAAGAGATCTAAAACTTTCTGGTCTAGAAAGTGGGTCAAGTAGCCATCTCAACGAATGGTTTCCGGCCACCTCTAAAAAACGACAGCTACTAGTAGTATTTCTTTGGatgtattatatatttatttaatttattataTATCTATAATTCGTTCATGCAGGATCCAAGAATACACATACAGAAATATTTACTAAGAGTGGGAGCTCCCTATGGTGAAAGTCGTGGTGACCTCTTCGGCCAAAAGCATGTTCTCCGCAAAGAAGACGAGGACAAGATATCGGAGAATCTAACAGCTGCAGTACAAGTCATGTGCATTTTTTCCGTCCTGATTACAACTGTGACATTTGCATCGGCTTTTACGTTGCCCGGAGGCAGCCGATCAGCCGGCGACGCCGGCGGTGGTGTCCCCGGCACACCGGTGCTTGCGGGGAGCAGCTACGTTTTTGATGCGTTTATCCTGTCCGATGCTCTGGCATTTATCTTCTCCCTCTACGCCACCTCCCTCCTGCTCTATGCCGGGGTGCCTTATGGGACACTCAACGCCCGCTTCAGCAATATTAATCTTGCGTACACCCTGCTGTGGCATGCTGGAAGAAGCTTGCTGGCTGCTTTTGCCCTAGGCCTCTACGTCGTGCTGCTTCCAGTTGCCCGCACCATTGCCATTGCGGTCGCTGTCCTGATGGTTATCATTGCAATCGGGTTCCTCAAGGCTTCGGAGGGCATCAACTCTATGATTGTGATCGGAAGAATCCCGATACCGGCAGTATGGAATGTTGTGTTAGGATGGGTCGTTTATGTGTTAGACCACTTTTGGTCCACCATAATAATCTTTGGCCTCCCAGCTATTCGCAAGTGGGGAAACTTACCTTAAGGTCGTATGAGGTAGAGAGTATAATGCATCCATTGCCATGTATAAGCTAACATTCATCAGTACTACTACTACATAGTCGTCGTCCGTGCGCACGGGTGTGTATTGTATATATTACGCCAGTTTTAATGGAGAGCATCCAGTTACCAAGATTGCCATGTGTGAGCAATGCAGAGTGCAGACTTGATTTGAAGAATAAAACTACCTCTCACTTGTGGAGTTTCTTTTCATTGTTTCCAAAACAAG is part of the Sorghum bicolor cultivar BTx623 chromosome 10, Sorghum_bicolor_NCBIv3, whole genome shotgun sequence genome and harbors:
- the LOC8076427 gene encoding ankyrin repeat-containing protein ITN1; the encoded protein is MISCLLDLVACTAADDDEAAAIMKALVRTQNKRGETALHQAVRAPAATKVACVDRLMDVDPELACIPFPHQQEDAASPLYLAISLGELGIARHLHSKSKGNVSYSGPDGRNVLHAAVHRGQAAALPMVLEWLKKDPKAMEDDDMPRQQEEGQGHADLLSHLTSQRDKENGSTPLHLAASWSGLPSANWFHRTHPYFWGWSGSPARMLLDANESMAYQPDKRGLYPIHVAAGAGSLRVVKALLGKCPECAVLRDAEGRTFLHVAVEEGRYGVVKYVCRQNPGLASSSILNAQDKNGDTPLHRAVHAGYSGIFYCLVRNPWVRLDVQNNKGRRPIDVSWSTMPLRVYYAWDPRIHIQKYLLRVGAPYGESRGDLFGQKHVLRKEDEDKISENLTAAVQVMCIFSVLITTVTFASAFTLPGGSRSAGDAGGGVPGTPVLAGSSYVFDAFILSDALAFIFSLYATSLLLYAGVPYGTLNARFSNINLAYTLLWHAGRSLLAAFALGLYVVLLPVARTIAIAVAVLMVIIAIGFLKASEGINSMIVIGRIPIPAVWNVVLGWVVYVLDHFWSTIIIFGLPAIRKWGNLP